In a single window of the Anabas testudineus chromosome 17, fAnaTes1.2, whole genome shotgun sequence genome:
- the pde4ca gene encoding cAMP-specific 3',5'-cyclic phosphodiesterase 4D isoform X5, with amino-acid sequence MPEVSYFISVSWMFIQFKRMLNRELTQLSETSRSGNQVSEFISSTFLEKQHDMDIMSPPTKEKDKKKRPMSQISGVKKATHNPSLAPSTIPRFGVNASQEGLLAKEIEDINRWGIDIFKISEYSGNRPLTVTMYTIFQERELLKSFKIPTDTFITFMMTLEDHYHADVAYHNNIHAADVVQSTHVLLSTPALEAVFTDLEILAALFASAIHDVDHPGVSNQFLINTNSELALMYNDSSVLENHHLAVGFKLLQEDNCDIFQNLSKKQRQSLRKMVIDMVLATDMSKHMNLLADLKTMVETKKVTSLGVLLLDNYSDRIQVLQNMVHCADLSNPTKPLELYRQWTDRIMVEFFTQGDRERDRGMEISPMCDKHNASIEKNQVGFIDYIVHPLWETWADLVHPDAQEILDTLEDNREWYQSMIPHSPSPNPEVQQERALVGEASAHGAGSGSTSTDKFQFELTLEEEGESDTESPPEEEEGYSGSRASELSRTDSSETHRTPKLLTTDSGRTCSLDSDKALTEDTETDQEGVSGALRFRLGT; translated from the exons ATGCCAGAAGTGAGTTATTTCATCTCCGTGTCGTGGATGTTCATTCAG TTCAAGAGGATGCTGAACCGAGAGCTCACTCAGCTGTCAGAAACCAGCCGCTCAGGGAACCAGGTGTCTGAGTTCATCTCCAGCACCTTTCTGG AGAAGCAGCATGACATGGACATCATGTCTCCCCCCACTAAGgagaaggacaagaagaagCGACCCATGTCCCAGATCAGCGGCGTGAAGAAGGCCACCCACAACCCCAGCCTTGCACCCTCCACCATCCCTCGCTTCGGGGTCAACGCCAGCCAGGAAGGTCTCCTGGCCAAG GAAATAGAAGACATAAACCGATGGGGCATCGACATCtttaaaatatctgaatattCTGGGAATCGTCCACTGACGGTCACCATGTACACCATATTCCAG GAACGTGAGCTGCTCAAGTCCTTTAAGATTCCTACAGACACATTCATTACCTTCATGATGACTTTGGAGGATCATTACCATGCTGACGTGGCTTACCACAACAACATTCATGCTGCAGACGTGGTCCAGTCCACACATGTGTTGCTGTCCACACCCGCCCTGGAG GCTGTGTTTACTGATCTGGAGATCCTCGCCGCTCTGTTTGCCAGTGCCATCCACGATGTGGATCACCCTGGAGTTTCTAATCAGTTTCTCATCAACACCA ACTCAGAGCTGGCCTTGATGTACAATGACTCGTCCGTGCTGGAGAACCATCACCTGGCTGTAGGTTTTAAGCTTCTGCAAGAAGACAACTGTGACATCTTTCAGAACCTCAgcaaaaaacagagacagtcGCTCCGCAAAATGGTCATTGACATG GTGCTGGCTACAGATATGTCTAAACACATGAACCTATTAGCAGACCTGAAAACTATGGTTGAGACTAAGAAAGTGACCAGTCTCGGAGTCCTGCTATTAGACAACTATTCAGACCGCATCCAG GTTCTTCAGAATATGGTGCACTGTGCAGACTTGAGTAACCCCACCAAACCTCTTGAGCTATACCGACAGTGGACGGACCGAATCATGGTGGAGTTTTTCACCCagggggacagagagagggacagggGCATGGAGATAAGCCCCATGTGTGACAAACACAACGCCTCCATAGAGAAGAACCAG GTGGGTTTCATTGACTACATTGTCCATCCCCTGTGGGAGACGTGGGCTGATCTGGTCCACCCAGATGCTCAGGAGATCCTGGACACCCTGGAGGATAACAGAGAGTGGTACCAGAGTATGATCCCCCACAGCCCCTCACCCAACCCCGAAGTTCAGCAGGAGAGAGCCCTTGTGGGGGAAGCTTCAGCACACGGTGCGGGCAGTGGCTCCACTTCCACAGACAAGTTTCAGTTTGAGCTGACCTTGGAAGAAGAAGGGGAATCTGATACAGAGAGTCcacctgaggaggaggagggctaCAGTGGGAGTAGGGCGTCTGAACTCTCCAGAACTGATTCTAGTGAAACTCACCGGACCCCAAAACTGCTCACTACTGATTCAGGCAGGACATGTTCTTTAGACTCTGATAAAGCTTtgacagaagacacagaaacagatcagGAAGGCGTGTCTGGGGCGCTGCGCTTCAGACTTGGCACATAG
- the pde4ca gene encoding cAMP-specific 3',5'-cyclic phosphodiesterase 4C isoform X1: MRRNNSSIFSNSTERQWDSLEQAPCIEFVQDHDVRWAVKRIFTGTLQLPRLSCRHSTQDRPENGPQSGPSHPVIKHSRSLGTLTSYIPRAYFDVENGLSVGRSPLDSQASPGSGLVLQANFPHSQRRESFLYRSDSDFDLSPKGPSRNSSTASDLHTEDMIVTPFAQVLASLRTVRSNFAIITSQQDRTASKTRSSSSNPPSMCKTSLAEEPHQQLAIETLDELDWCLEQLETLKTRHSVSEMASNKFKRMLNRELTQLSETSRSGNQVSEFISSTFLEKQHDMDIMSPPTKEKDKKKRPMSQISGVKKATHNPSLAPSTIPRFGVNASQEGLLAKEIEDINRWGIDIFKISEYSGNRPLTVTMYTIFQERELLKSFKIPTDTFITFMMTLEDHYHADVAYHNNIHAADVVQSTHVLLSTPALEAVFTDLEILAALFASAIHDVDHPGVSNQFLINTNSELALMYNDSSVLENHHLAVGFKLLQEDNCDIFQNLSKKQRQSLRKMVIDMVLATDMSKHMNLLADLKTMVETKKVTSLGVLLLDNYSDRIQVLQNMVHCADLSNPTKPLELYRQWTDRIMVEFFTQGDRERDRGMEISPMCDKHNASIEKNQVGFIDYIVHPLWETWADLVHPDAQEILDTLEDNREWYQSMIPHSPSPNPEVQQERALVGEASAHGAGSGSTSTDKFQFELTLEEEGESDTESPPEEEEGYSGSRASELSRTDSSETHRTPKLLTTDSGRTCSLDSDKALTEDTETDQEGVSGALRFRLGT, from the exons ATGAGGAGAAATAACTCATCAATATTTTCCAACTCTACTGAG AGACAGTGGGACTCGTTGGAGCAGGCTCCCTGCATTGAGTTTGTTCAGGACCATGATGTCAGATGGGCTGTGAAGAGAATCTTTACAGGGACCCTGCAGCTGCCCAGGCTctcctgcagacacagcacacaggACAGACCAGAGAATGGCCCCCAGTCCGGCCCCTCACACCCTGTCATCAAACACTCCAGAAGTCTGGGGACTCTGACCAGCTACATCCCCAGAGCCTA TTTTGATGTGGAGAATGGATTGTCAGTGGGCCGCAGCCCCCTGGATTCCCAGGCCAGTCCTGGTTCTGGTCTGGTTTTACAGGCAAACTTTCCTCACAGCCAGAGGCGGGAATCTTTCCTCTACCGCTCAGACTCTGACTTTGACCTTTCGCCCAAAGGTCCTTCCAGAAACTCCTCCACAGCCAGTGACCT ACATACTGAAGACATGATAGTCACACCATTTGCACAG GTTCTTGCCAGCCTGAGAACAGTCCGAAGTAACTTCGCCATCATAACTAGCCAGCAAGATCGCACAGCCAGCAA GACGCGGTCCTCAAGCAGCAACCCACCGTCCATGTGCAAGACCAGCCTCGCAG AGGAGCCTCACCAGCAGCTGGCCATAGAGACACTAGACGAGCTGGACTGGTGTCTGGAACAACTAGAGACACTGAAAACTCGACACTCAGTCAGCGAGATGGCTTCAAACAAG TTCAAGAGGATGCTGAACCGAGAGCTCACTCAGCTGTCAGAAACCAGCCGCTCAGGGAACCAGGTGTCTGAGTTCATCTCCAGCACCTTTCTGG AGAAGCAGCATGACATGGACATCATGTCTCCCCCCACTAAGgagaaggacaagaagaagCGACCCATGTCCCAGATCAGCGGCGTGAAGAAGGCCACCCACAACCCCAGCCTTGCACCCTCCACCATCCCTCGCTTCGGGGTCAACGCCAGCCAGGAAGGTCTCCTGGCCAAG GAAATAGAAGACATAAACCGATGGGGCATCGACATCtttaaaatatctgaatattCTGGGAATCGTCCACTGACGGTCACCATGTACACCATATTCCAG GAACGTGAGCTGCTCAAGTCCTTTAAGATTCCTACAGACACATTCATTACCTTCATGATGACTTTGGAGGATCATTACCATGCTGACGTGGCTTACCACAACAACATTCATGCTGCAGACGTGGTCCAGTCCACACATGTGTTGCTGTCCACACCCGCCCTGGAG GCTGTGTTTACTGATCTGGAGATCCTCGCCGCTCTGTTTGCCAGTGCCATCCACGATGTGGATCACCCTGGAGTTTCTAATCAGTTTCTCATCAACACCA ACTCAGAGCTGGCCTTGATGTACAATGACTCGTCCGTGCTGGAGAACCATCACCTGGCTGTAGGTTTTAAGCTTCTGCAAGAAGACAACTGTGACATCTTTCAGAACCTCAgcaaaaaacagagacagtcGCTCCGCAAAATGGTCATTGACATG GTGCTGGCTACAGATATGTCTAAACACATGAACCTATTAGCAGACCTGAAAACTATGGTTGAGACTAAGAAAGTGACCAGTCTCGGAGTCCTGCTATTAGACAACTATTCAGACCGCATCCAG GTTCTTCAGAATATGGTGCACTGTGCAGACTTGAGTAACCCCACCAAACCTCTTGAGCTATACCGACAGTGGACGGACCGAATCATGGTGGAGTTTTTCACCCagggggacagagagagggacagggGCATGGAGATAAGCCCCATGTGTGACAAACACAACGCCTCCATAGAGAAGAACCAG GTGGGTTTCATTGACTACATTGTCCATCCCCTGTGGGAGACGTGGGCTGATCTGGTCCACCCAGATGCTCAGGAGATCCTGGACACCCTGGAGGATAACAGAGAGTGGTACCAGAGTATGATCCCCCACAGCCCCTCACCCAACCCCGAAGTTCAGCAGGAGAGAGCCCTTGTGGGGGAAGCTTCAGCACACGGTGCGGGCAGTGGCTCCACTTCCACAGACAAGTTTCAGTTTGAGCTGACCTTGGAAGAAGAAGGGGAATCTGATACAGAGAGTCcacctgaggaggaggagggctaCAGTGGGAGTAGGGCGTCTGAACTCTCCAGAACTGATTCTAGTGAAACTCACCGGACCCCAAAACTGCTCACTACTGATTCAGGCAGGACATGTTCTTTAGACTCTGATAAAGCTTtgacagaagacacagaaacagatcagGAAGGCGTGTCTGGGGCGCTGCGCTTCAGACTTGGCACATAG
- the pde4ca gene encoding cAMP-specific 3',5'-cyclic phosphodiesterase 4D isoform X4, with protein MMNKDSRFPRKMHGNFSTRRHSCIGFDVENGLSVGRSPLDSQASPGSGLVLQANFPHSQRRESFLYRSDSDFDLSPKGPSRNSSTASDLHTEDMIVTPFAQVLASLRTVRSNFAIITSQQDRTASKTRSSSSNPPSMCKTSLAEEPHQQLAIETLDELDWCLEQLETLKTRHSVSEMASNKFKRMLNRELTQLSETSRSGNQVSEFISSTFLEKQHDMDIMSPPTKEKDKKKRPMSQISGVKKATHNPSLAPSTIPRFGVNASQEGLLAKEIEDINRWGIDIFKISEYSGNRPLTVTMYTIFQERELLKSFKIPTDTFITFMMTLEDHYHADVAYHNNIHAADVVQSTHVLLSTPALEAVFTDLEILAALFASAIHDVDHPGVSNQFLINTNSELALMYNDSSVLENHHLAVGFKLLQEDNCDIFQNLSKKQRQSLRKMVIDMVLATDMSKHMNLLADLKTMVETKKVTSLGVLLLDNYSDRIQVLQNMVHCADLSNPTKPLELYRQWTDRIMVEFFTQGDRERDRGMEISPMCDKHNASIEKNQVGFIDYIVHPLWETWADLVHPDAQEILDTLEDNREWYQSMIPHSPSPNPEVQQERALVGEASAHGAGSGSTSTDKFQFELTLEEEGESDTESPPEEEEGYSGSRASELSRTDSSETHRTPKLLTTDSGRTCSLDSDKALTEDTETDQEGVSGALRFRLGT; from the exons atgatgaacaaAGATTCTCGCTTTCCAAGGAAGATGCATGGCAACTTCTCCACCCGCAGACACTCGTGCATTGG TTTTGATGTGGAGAATGGATTGTCAGTGGGCCGCAGCCCCCTGGATTCCCAGGCCAGTCCTGGTTCTGGTCTGGTTTTACAGGCAAACTTTCCTCACAGCCAGAGGCGGGAATCTTTCCTCTACCGCTCAGACTCTGACTTTGACCTTTCGCCCAAAGGTCCTTCCAGAAACTCCTCCACAGCCAGTGACCT ACATACTGAAGACATGATAGTCACACCATTTGCACAG GTTCTTGCCAGCCTGAGAACAGTCCGAAGTAACTTCGCCATCATAACTAGCCAGCAAGATCGCACAGCCAGCAA GACGCGGTCCTCAAGCAGCAACCCACCGTCCATGTGCAAGACCAGCCTCGCAG AGGAGCCTCACCAGCAGCTGGCCATAGAGACACTAGACGAGCTGGACTGGTGTCTGGAACAACTAGAGACACTGAAAACTCGACACTCAGTCAGCGAGATGGCTTCAAACAAG TTCAAGAGGATGCTGAACCGAGAGCTCACTCAGCTGTCAGAAACCAGCCGCTCAGGGAACCAGGTGTCTGAGTTCATCTCCAGCACCTTTCTGG AGAAGCAGCATGACATGGACATCATGTCTCCCCCCACTAAGgagaaggacaagaagaagCGACCCATGTCCCAGATCAGCGGCGTGAAGAAGGCCACCCACAACCCCAGCCTTGCACCCTCCACCATCCCTCGCTTCGGGGTCAACGCCAGCCAGGAAGGTCTCCTGGCCAAG GAAATAGAAGACATAAACCGATGGGGCATCGACATCtttaaaatatctgaatattCTGGGAATCGTCCACTGACGGTCACCATGTACACCATATTCCAG GAACGTGAGCTGCTCAAGTCCTTTAAGATTCCTACAGACACATTCATTACCTTCATGATGACTTTGGAGGATCATTACCATGCTGACGTGGCTTACCACAACAACATTCATGCTGCAGACGTGGTCCAGTCCACACATGTGTTGCTGTCCACACCCGCCCTGGAG GCTGTGTTTACTGATCTGGAGATCCTCGCCGCTCTGTTTGCCAGTGCCATCCACGATGTGGATCACCCTGGAGTTTCTAATCAGTTTCTCATCAACACCA ACTCAGAGCTGGCCTTGATGTACAATGACTCGTCCGTGCTGGAGAACCATCACCTGGCTGTAGGTTTTAAGCTTCTGCAAGAAGACAACTGTGACATCTTTCAGAACCTCAgcaaaaaacagagacagtcGCTCCGCAAAATGGTCATTGACATG GTGCTGGCTACAGATATGTCTAAACACATGAACCTATTAGCAGACCTGAAAACTATGGTTGAGACTAAGAAAGTGACCAGTCTCGGAGTCCTGCTATTAGACAACTATTCAGACCGCATCCAG GTTCTTCAGAATATGGTGCACTGTGCAGACTTGAGTAACCCCACCAAACCTCTTGAGCTATACCGACAGTGGACGGACCGAATCATGGTGGAGTTTTTCACCCagggggacagagagagggacagggGCATGGAGATAAGCCCCATGTGTGACAAACACAACGCCTCCATAGAGAAGAACCAG GTGGGTTTCATTGACTACATTGTCCATCCCCTGTGGGAGACGTGGGCTGATCTGGTCCACCCAGATGCTCAGGAGATCCTGGACACCCTGGAGGATAACAGAGAGTGGTACCAGAGTATGATCCCCCACAGCCCCTCACCCAACCCCGAAGTTCAGCAGGAGAGAGCCCTTGTGGGGGAAGCTTCAGCACACGGTGCGGGCAGTGGCTCCACTTCCACAGACAAGTTTCAGTTTGAGCTGACCTTGGAAGAAGAAGGGGAATCTGATACAGAGAGTCcacctgaggaggaggagggctaCAGTGGGAGTAGGGCGTCTGAACTCTCCAGAACTGATTCTAGTGAAACTCACCGGACCCCAAAACTGCTCACTACTGATTCAGGCAGGACATGTTCTTTAGACTCTGATAAAGCTTtgacagaagacacagaaacagatcagGAAGGCGTGTCTGGGGCGCTGCGCTTCAGACTTGGCACATAG
- the pde4ca gene encoding cAMP-specific 3',5'-cyclic phosphodiesterase 4D isoform X3, whose amino-acid sequence MSVPTNCGFWYSVERSITVRSGNIWGSPCAVNRPIDIIQKRRRFDVENGLSVGRSPLDSQASPGSGLVLQANFPHSQRRESFLYRSDSDFDLSPKGPSRNSSTASDLHTEDMIVTPFAQVLASLRTVRSNFAIITSQQDRTASKTRSSSSNPPSMCKTSLAEEPHQQLAIETLDELDWCLEQLETLKTRHSVSEMASNKFKRMLNRELTQLSETSRSGNQVSEFISSTFLEKQHDMDIMSPPTKEKDKKKRPMSQISGVKKATHNPSLAPSTIPRFGVNASQEGLLAKEIEDINRWGIDIFKISEYSGNRPLTVTMYTIFQERELLKSFKIPTDTFITFMMTLEDHYHADVAYHNNIHAADVVQSTHVLLSTPALEAVFTDLEILAALFASAIHDVDHPGVSNQFLINTNSELALMYNDSSVLENHHLAVGFKLLQEDNCDIFQNLSKKQRQSLRKMVIDMVLATDMSKHMNLLADLKTMVETKKVTSLGVLLLDNYSDRIQVLQNMVHCADLSNPTKPLELYRQWTDRIMVEFFTQGDRERDRGMEISPMCDKHNASIEKNQVGFIDYIVHPLWETWADLVHPDAQEILDTLEDNREWYQSMIPHSPSPNPEVQQERALVGEASAHGAGSGSTSTDKFQFELTLEEEGESDTESPPEEEEGYSGSRASELSRTDSSETHRTPKLLTTDSGRTCSLDSDKALTEDTETDQEGVSGALRFRLGT is encoded by the exons ATGAGTGTGCCGACGAACTGTGGGTTCTGGTACTCCGTGGAGCGGAGTATCACTGTGCGAAGTGGGAACATATGGGGATCACCATGCGCTGTCAACAGGCCTATTGACATCATACAGAAACGCAGGCG TTTTGATGTGGAGAATGGATTGTCAGTGGGCCGCAGCCCCCTGGATTCCCAGGCCAGTCCTGGTTCTGGTCTGGTTTTACAGGCAAACTTTCCTCACAGCCAGAGGCGGGAATCTTTCCTCTACCGCTCAGACTCTGACTTTGACCTTTCGCCCAAAGGTCCTTCCAGAAACTCCTCCACAGCCAGTGACCT ACATACTGAAGACATGATAGTCACACCATTTGCACAG GTTCTTGCCAGCCTGAGAACAGTCCGAAGTAACTTCGCCATCATAACTAGCCAGCAAGATCGCACAGCCAGCAA GACGCGGTCCTCAAGCAGCAACCCACCGTCCATGTGCAAGACCAGCCTCGCAG AGGAGCCTCACCAGCAGCTGGCCATAGAGACACTAGACGAGCTGGACTGGTGTCTGGAACAACTAGAGACACTGAAAACTCGACACTCAGTCAGCGAGATGGCTTCAAACAAG TTCAAGAGGATGCTGAACCGAGAGCTCACTCAGCTGTCAGAAACCAGCCGCTCAGGGAACCAGGTGTCTGAGTTCATCTCCAGCACCTTTCTGG AGAAGCAGCATGACATGGACATCATGTCTCCCCCCACTAAGgagaaggacaagaagaagCGACCCATGTCCCAGATCAGCGGCGTGAAGAAGGCCACCCACAACCCCAGCCTTGCACCCTCCACCATCCCTCGCTTCGGGGTCAACGCCAGCCAGGAAGGTCTCCTGGCCAAG GAAATAGAAGACATAAACCGATGGGGCATCGACATCtttaaaatatctgaatattCTGGGAATCGTCCACTGACGGTCACCATGTACACCATATTCCAG GAACGTGAGCTGCTCAAGTCCTTTAAGATTCCTACAGACACATTCATTACCTTCATGATGACTTTGGAGGATCATTACCATGCTGACGTGGCTTACCACAACAACATTCATGCTGCAGACGTGGTCCAGTCCACACATGTGTTGCTGTCCACACCCGCCCTGGAG GCTGTGTTTACTGATCTGGAGATCCTCGCCGCTCTGTTTGCCAGTGCCATCCACGATGTGGATCACCCTGGAGTTTCTAATCAGTTTCTCATCAACACCA ACTCAGAGCTGGCCTTGATGTACAATGACTCGTCCGTGCTGGAGAACCATCACCTGGCTGTAGGTTTTAAGCTTCTGCAAGAAGACAACTGTGACATCTTTCAGAACCTCAgcaaaaaacagagacagtcGCTCCGCAAAATGGTCATTGACATG GTGCTGGCTACAGATATGTCTAAACACATGAACCTATTAGCAGACCTGAAAACTATGGTTGAGACTAAGAAAGTGACCAGTCTCGGAGTCCTGCTATTAGACAACTATTCAGACCGCATCCAG GTTCTTCAGAATATGGTGCACTGTGCAGACTTGAGTAACCCCACCAAACCTCTTGAGCTATACCGACAGTGGACGGACCGAATCATGGTGGAGTTTTTCACCCagggggacagagagagggacagggGCATGGAGATAAGCCCCATGTGTGACAAACACAACGCCTCCATAGAGAAGAACCAG GTGGGTTTCATTGACTACATTGTCCATCCCCTGTGGGAGACGTGGGCTGATCTGGTCCACCCAGATGCTCAGGAGATCCTGGACACCCTGGAGGATAACAGAGAGTGGTACCAGAGTATGATCCCCCACAGCCCCTCACCCAACCCCGAAGTTCAGCAGGAGAGAGCCCTTGTGGGGGAAGCTTCAGCACACGGTGCGGGCAGTGGCTCCACTTCCACAGACAAGTTTCAGTTTGAGCTGACCTTGGAAGAAGAAGGGGAATCTGATACAGAGAGTCcacctgaggaggaggagggctaCAGTGGGAGTAGGGCGTCTGAACTCTCCAGAACTGATTCTAGTGAAACTCACCGGACCCCAAAACTGCTCACTACTGATTCAGGCAGGACATGTTCTTTAGACTCTGATAAAGCTTtgacagaagacacagaaacagatcagGAAGGCGTGTCTGGGGCGCTGCGCTTCAGACTTGGCACATAG
- the pde4ca gene encoding cAMP-specific 3',5'-cyclic phosphodiesterase 4C isoform X2, which translates to MRTPGKPRTAGQPDRARQTRKRAGFHRDESGHKLRRTKRGRAVEQLRRGGFDVENGLSVGRSPLDSQASPGSGLVLQANFPHSQRRESFLYRSDSDFDLSPKGPSRNSSTASDLHTEDMIVTPFAQVLASLRTVRSNFAIITSQQDRTASKTRSSSSNPPSMCKTSLAEEPHQQLAIETLDELDWCLEQLETLKTRHSVSEMASNKFKRMLNRELTQLSETSRSGNQVSEFISSTFLEKQHDMDIMSPPTKEKDKKKRPMSQISGVKKATHNPSLAPSTIPRFGVNASQEGLLAKEIEDINRWGIDIFKISEYSGNRPLTVTMYTIFQERELLKSFKIPTDTFITFMMTLEDHYHADVAYHNNIHAADVVQSTHVLLSTPALEAVFTDLEILAALFASAIHDVDHPGVSNQFLINTNSELALMYNDSSVLENHHLAVGFKLLQEDNCDIFQNLSKKQRQSLRKMVIDMVLATDMSKHMNLLADLKTMVETKKVTSLGVLLLDNYSDRIQVLQNMVHCADLSNPTKPLELYRQWTDRIMVEFFTQGDRERDRGMEISPMCDKHNASIEKNQVGFIDYIVHPLWETWADLVHPDAQEILDTLEDNREWYQSMIPHSPSPNPEVQQERALVGEASAHGAGSGSTSTDKFQFELTLEEEGESDTESPPEEEEGYSGSRASELSRTDSSETHRTPKLLTTDSGRTCSLDSDKALTEDTETDQEGVSGALRFRLGT; encoded by the exons ATGAGAACTCCTGGGAAGCCGCGGACAGCCGGACAGCCCGACAGAGCGAGACAGACGAGGAAGCGGGCTGGGTTTCACAGGGATGAGAGTGGCCACAAGCTGAGGAGAAccaagagagggagagcagtggagcaactgagaagaggagg TTTTGATGTGGAGAATGGATTGTCAGTGGGCCGCAGCCCCCTGGATTCCCAGGCCAGTCCTGGTTCTGGTCTGGTTTTACAGGCAAACTTTCCTCACAGCCAGAGGCGGGAATCTTTCCTCTACCGCTCAGACTCTGACTTTGACCTTTCGCCCAAAGGTCCTTCCAGAAACTCCTCCACAGCCAGTGACCT ACATACTGAAGACATGATAGTCACACCATTTGCACAG GTTCTTGCCAGCCTGAGAACAGTCCGAAGTAACTTCGCCATCATAACTAGCCAGCAAGATCGCACAGCCAGCAA GACGCGGTCCTCAAGCAGCAACCCACCGTCCATGTGCAAGACCAGCCTCGCAG AGGAGCCTCACCAGCAGCTGGCCATAGAGACACTAGACGAGCTGGACTGGTGTCTGGAACAACTAGAGACACTGAAAACTCGACACTCAGTCAGCGAGATGGCTTCAAACAAG TTCAAGAGGATGCTGAACCGAGAGCTCACTCAGCTGTCAGAAACCAGCCGCTCAGGGAACCAGGTGTCTGAGTTCATCTCCAGCACCTTTCTGG AGAAGCAGCATGACATGGACATCATGTCTCCCCCCACTAAGgagaaggacaagaagaagCGACCCATGTCCCAGATCAGCGGCGTGAAGAAGGCCACCCACAACCCCAGCCTTGCACCCTCCACCATCCCTCGCTTCGGGGTCAACGCCAGCCAGGAAGGTCTCCTGGCCAAG GAAATAGAAGACATAAACCGATGGGGCATCGACATCtttaaaatatctgaatattCTGGGAATCGTCCACTGACGGTCACCATGTACACCATATTCCAG GAACGTGAGCTGCTCAAGTCCTTTAAGATTCCTACAGACACATTCATTACCTTCATGATGACTTTGGAGGATCATTACCATGCTGACGTGGCTTACCACAACAACATTCATGCTGCAGACGTGGTCCAGTCCACACATGTGTTGCTGTCCACACCCGCCCTGGAG GCTGTGTTTACTGATCTGGAGATCCTCGCCGCTCTGTTTGCCAGTGCCATCCACGATGTGGATCACCCTGGAGTTTCTAATCAGTTTCTCATCAACACCA ACTCAGAGCTGGCCTTGATGTACAATGACTCGTCCGTGCTGGAGAACCATCACCTGGCTGTAGGTTTTAAGCTTCTGCAAGAAGACAACTGTGACATCTTTCAGAACCTCAgcaaaaaacagagacagtcGCTCCGCAAAATGGTCATTGACATG GTGCTGGCTACAGATATGTCTAAACACATGAACCTATTAGCAGACCTGAAAACTATGGTTGAGACTAAGAAAGTGACCAGTCTCGGAGTCCTGCTATTAGACAACTATTCAGACCGCATCCAG GTTCTTCAGAATATGGTGCACTGTGCAGACTTGAGTAACCCCACCAAACCTCTTGAGCTATACCGACAGTGGACGGACCGAATCATGGTGGAGTTTTTCACCCagggggacagagagagggacagggGCATGGAGATAAGCCCCATGTGTGACAAACACAACGCCTCCATAGAGAAGAACCAG GTGGGTTTCATTGACTACATTGTCCATCCCCTGTGGGAGACGTGGGCTGATCTGGTCCACCCAGATGCTCAGGAGATCCTGGACACCCTGGAGGATAACAGAGAGTGGTACCAGAGTATGATCCCCCACAGCCCCTCACCCAACCCCGAAGTTCAGCAGGAGAGAGCCCTTGTGGGGGAAGCTTCAGCACACGGTGCGGGCAGTGGCTCCACTTCCACAGACAAGTTTCAGTTTGAGCTGACCTTGGAAGAAGAAGGGGAATCTGATACAGAGAGTCcacctgaggaggaggagggctaCAGTGGGAGTAGGGCGTCTGAACTCTCCAGAACTGATTCTAGTGAAACTCACCGGACCCCAAAACTGCTCACTACTGATTCAGGCAGGACATGTTCTTTAGACTCTGATAAAGCTTtgacagaagacacagaaacagatcagGAAGGCGTGTCTGGGGCGCTGCGCTTCAGACTTGGCACATAG